Genomic segment of Arachis stenosperma cultivar V10309 chromosome 4, arast.V10309.gnm1.PFL2, whole genome shotgun sequence:
CCTAACACCGTGGCCCAGCCCAACAACAAGGCTGCATCTGCTGCAACCTCCACCAGCAACAAACAGCCTCCTAGCCAGCCATCTGTGAGGAAGAGGCCCTTTTCTGTCATTCAATGCAGTGCACCTCATCTACCCCTGCAGAAGTTGAGGTTGATGGCCAAGTTACCCCCATCTCAGTGGGGAAATCTTTAGGATTTGAGTGTGGAATATTTTGTGACTTTTGTATTGATGACTTGCAAGCAGTGTTTTTAATCTTGGTACTTTATTTTGGTATTAAGTGCCTTAGGACACTTGAAATGTTGCTTCTCTGTTTTTTGGTTTGAGAACTGTATTTTGGTATTAAGTTCCTAAGAAAACTTGAAGTGTTGCTTCTCTGTTTTCTGGTTTGAGAACTGTAATTTTGTTATTAAGTTCCTGAGGAAACTTGAAGTCTTGCTTCTCTGTTTTTTGGTTTGAGAACTATATTTTGGCATTAAGTTCCTGAGAAAACTTGAAGTGTTGCTTCTCTGTTTTTTGGTACTAGGCATGTGAAGGCAaccacaaaatatttttgtatgttttaaCTACTCATCAAATGAAATATTCCATTACTAATTATTGAAATTTCAGATCTTGTATTGAATGTTTTTCTGCTTTGCTCATAAACTACTTTTACATTACAAAATAACACAACTCCACCATTAAAGAAGGTGACAATTTGGGCAACAGTAAACAACACTTTCCTTCATTAATTCAAACAGTTTCATTAATTCAAACAGTTTCAAAGATACTACAAACCTAAACCATTGTAACATCACAGAATACTCTCAAACTCTACCCACACAACACAGAAAACCTCATAACATTTCCTACCAAATCATCTATAACCTAAGTGCATTCCATTCGGGTGCTTTAAGTTGTAATGATTCTAcaggaataagaataaaaaccccacctacccagCAATACATAGAGCAGCCACAACCCAAAGCTTCGTCTCCAACTCCTTCAATCTTGCCTTCAACTTCGTTATCTTCCTCCTATTTCTTGCAAATTCAACCTCTTGGTGACCACCACCAGGTTCCGGATCTGCCCATCTGAAGAAATCACACCCATCCTGAACCTAATAGGAGCCATAGAAACATATGAAGAAATCCCAAATTCTCAGACCCACAATAGCAAAATAGGAAGAACACTTTACCTTATAGTATACACAACCCCAGAATCTTCGTCCAGGGTTATCCTTCGTCGATGAAGTTCGCAAAATCGGCCTCTCACCATGGCCACAAAGCAACTCCTTTGCATCTAAACGAAAACGTGAGGCTCTTGAGCTTTGGGAAGCCATGGACGCCACTGTCTCGTGAACCCTAGCCGTCCACCTTCAGCAGCATCTCCCGTCGTTACTCCTCCCTCCCCTGCACTTCACATTCATTCACTTTCTTGATTTAATCcttctattattatttatttatattaattaacgTTTCCCATATCCGTTAAAACGGTCATATCTAAACCTAACGACCACAGGGGTAAAATCGTCCGagggacgattttaaaacaaatcgGAACCTCAGGGACTTTTTTGAAGCGAAAAAAAGCCAAGGAACGAAATAAATTTTTGGCCCctacgttagggaccaaaatcatacttaaccctaatttttttatttatttaaattttgattaatctttaataaattctaaactttagttttctattttttaaaaaaattatatatttaatatttgaatgataatttaaaataatattagaagaaataaaaaatattaaaagaaataaaaattcaataataatgaTATGCAGTATTTGAAGTAATAAGTATacaataatagtaataaaatttgtggttgaacaaaaaataattaaaattttttgaaatataggtgtcttattctttatttttcccaaacacaattcataaaaaaaatgtcTATCTTTTTggtagtcaccaaaaaaaaaaaatgtctaTCTTTTTGGTGCCTATGTCTCGTAATATATATGAACCAAAACGGAGCCTAATTGCGGAAGATCACCCGCAGCCCAACGCTATCTCCTCTCTCGAACTCTCTTTCTCAGTTTCTCCCACGAGCTCAAGCTCTCGTCAGCTCGTCTCATCTCCGGTCTCTCACCTCTCGTCTCCGGTCTGTCAAGCTCTCGTCAGCTCAAGCTCTCCCTTCCCTGCGCTAGCTTCGCCGGCGGCAGAAGCAGACGGAACTGCATCTGGTCCCTCGGGTGGTGGTGGTCGTCGTCTTCTTGCTTCTCACGGTTTCTGTCTCGCACCTGGTCTCGATCTCTCCCTTCCCTGCGCTCTTCGTCGCCGGTAGCAGAGGCAACAGATCCCGGTGGGCTGGTCTTCAGTGTCGTCTTCTTGCTTCGAGCCTTGCCGTCAGATTCTCCCTCGCCATCAGCTTCTCCTTCGCCGTCATCTTTCTTCGCGCAACCCGATTTGGTGAGCTCCCCTGTTCTTTCTGTTTCAATTTTGTTGCTGCATCACTGCACTTTAATTATGTTGCTGAAAGTAATTTGTTGTTGAAAGTTGAATGTGTTGCTGAAGTTTGTTACTGATTATCATGAaccttgaatttgatgttgactTGCCAAAATAATCACTTAGCTTTTAAGTTTGTTTGTTGCCGAAAATATTACTGAGTTTATTGAACCTTGAATTTGGTGCATATTTTTGTGGTTGTAGATCTGTAAATCATGttgaatttgttatttattATCTATCACTGGAGATTGAATCTATTGTTGTCTTGCTGAAATAATCacttatctaaatttttttttttgttgtaaaTCTGTGAATCATCTCTTGAGATAAATCTTTTGTCGCTAAAAATTATTAtagttgaatttgttgttgaaaATGAGGTTCATGCTCTCTGCAATTGTTCAGTTAAATTGTTGTCCCATACTTTCTGTTTgtattattatgaattatgttATCAAGAATAGTACAGAATGATAGCACAAAAGAATAGTATTATCAAGAATCAGCATTTTATTCTCAATCTCCCCcaattttctagggtttttgaGGATCCCAAATGGCGCTGAGGAAGTTCGTCAACGAGATCAGGGGTTTGAAGGTGAAGGAGCTTCCCAACTACATCAAGCCCAAGTTATCTCTCGATTACATCAAGAACTCCTTTAACCGTGGCTTGGATAACTACTACACCAAGTACATCGAAACCAGTTCTCCTGATCCACTCTACCATGTTTGCTTCGGCGGCATGGTTTTGTCCTACCTCGTTAATCTTCCCGAGGAGCGCCGCCACTACGAGCACCTCGAGCACGAGCGCCTCGCTAAGGCACACGGTTCCACCGCCGCCCACCATTGATCTCCAATCGGTACtttttaatcttttttcttggttttaGGGTTTGTGGTGTAGATAGATCTAGAATTCGGTTGGTTGTTGGTAATTTTAGGGTTGATTGTGTTAGGTGCTTTATATGTGGGTAGAAATGGGGATAATTTCCGTGGGTGAGATGTATTTGTAGAATTAACTACAAGCCTTAGGGTTTGATTTTGGTAAAGTGTGATTGAAGAGGATTCTTAACTACAAGCCTTagggttttattttttttaacagaaGGTTATATAATATATAGTGTTTTTTGTTGTATAATGAAAGTGAAGCAATTgcttatacatattaataatttaacagGTGAGCCACTAGGAGTAGTTTAGATTCAAGCTTCATTGTCATAATGTACCCCAAAGAAAACGAAGTGAGGCAAAGCTGTTGAAATTGGATTTgcttatacatattaataatttaaCGTTAGCAATTGCTCATTGTAAGAAACCcccttccccccccccccccttctttctctctccctctcccccctcccccctccctctctctctttgaagtctcttattattatttcaaaaaaaaaaaagcctttAAACATGCTTATATTACTTCTATCAGCTAACCAAGTTATAGGTTCAATTGTTGGATATCAAATACCGATTATCTCAAAAAGACTATTTTGATTGTCCTAAGAACAAGAACTCTCACATTTGGAAGAGTCTTTGTAAGGCTTAAAGAAAAGGATGAAtttgcttggtgtattgaaaatttgaaccaaaattttttattttctagctAGAAGAGAGAAGAGCAGTTATCTAATGAGATAGATTATGTTTCACATTTCTGATTTAAACCAGAATATTTGGTCAGTTGGTAGGTGGTATTTAGAGACTCTTTATTTCCATGCATCTTAGAAACTGAAAGATAACATTCTTTTTTACAATTTAAATGTGCAAACGGGGTCCAGAAGCGGGTGGGTATTGGTTTGGGGCTGCATCCAAAGTCTATGACTCACGCAATGGTTACTTGTGGTTGTGTAAGCAGCTTTTTAGTTAGGAGGAGTGGGGATTTGGCTTTAGCTTTGGCACCAGCTTATTCTAAAAAAGCACAAGTTTTTGACTTGGTTGTGTCTTAATGAGACTCTTCCTACTATAAGTTTTCGCTTCAGAAGAGGAATTTCATTATCAGATAGGTGCCCAAGATACCTTTCTAGTCAGGAATCAGTTTTACATTGTATTCGAAATTGTCCGATAGCACAGTTTGTATCACAGGTTGGATATTTCTTGTCAACATTTGGATTTGAAGAACTAGTTCTTGTATCATGCAGAAAAAATCCATTTAGGTTCTTTTCGGGACTTTGACAAATATGGCGAGTAAGGAATAATGACATTTTTATTTCTCATGAGACTTGGCCTCCAAAAAAGGTGATTTGTTTGACTTTAGCAAAAGAGTTTAGAAGTGTTTTTGAATTACAACATATGTCCCTCCTTTctattttaagtagttttttgAATCATCTATTTGTAGGTACTTTCAAGATAATTGTGAAACTAGTTATCTTGGTTTTGGTGATAGTATTGGTTTTGCTTGCATTGTCAGAGATTGTAACGAGTGTTGGCAAAGAGGATGTTTGAGAATGATTGAgagtaataataaaaaaaattatt
This window contains:
- the LOC130974877 gene encoding uncharacterized protein LOC130974877, with translation MASQSSRASRFRLDAKELLCGHGERPILRTSSTKDNPGRRFWGCVYYKVQDGCDFFRWADPEPGGGHQEVEFARNRRKITKLKARLKELETKLWVVAALCIAG
- the LOC130974032 gene encoding uncharacterized protein LOC130974032 is translated as MALRKFVNEIRGLKVKELPNYIKPKLSLDYIKNSFNRGLDNYYTKYIETSSPDPLYHVCFGGMVLSYLVNLPEERRHYEHLEHERLAKAHGSTAAHH